In Synechococcus sp. PCC 6312, one genomic interval encodes:
- a CDS encoding cob(I)yrinic acid a,c-diamide adenosyltransferase — protein sequence MTRSGIGIQTAQIRPERQTGQIHVYDGAGKGKSQAALGVVLRSIGLGIASAWHTRVLLLRFLKGPGRDYAEDAAIEALQRGFPHLIDQVRTGRAEFFNADQITRLDRQEAQRGWDIAKGAIASGLYSVIVLDELNPVLDLGLLPVDEVVRVLKKKSDDLEIITTGRGTPHQLLEIADLHSEMRPHFHPIAIEQGIEGIEIYTGDGKGKSTSALGKALQAIGKGISQDQSHRVLIMQWLKGGQGYTEDAAIAALQQSYPYLVDHQRCGRDAIVWRGQQQELDYVEAERGWEIARMAIASGFYKTIILDELNPTVDLELLPVEPIVQAFLRKPRDTEIIITGRCKHPPAYFDLASVHSEMICHKHYAERGIDLKRGVDF from the coding sequence ATGACGCGCAGTGGTATTGGTATTCAAACCGCCCAAATTAGACCGGAACGCCAAACCGGACAAATCCATGTCTATGACGGGGCCGGCAAGGGAAAATCCCAAGCAGCCTTAGGGGTGGTGTTGCGCTCCATTGGCCTGGGGATTGCTTCGGCCTGGCACACGCGGGTTTTGCTGTTGCGGTTTCTCAAGGGGCCGGGCCGTGACTATGCCGAAGATGCCGCCATTGAAGCCTTGCAACGGGGGTTTCCCCATCTCATTGATCAGGTGCGGACCGGACGGGCTGAGTTTTTTAATGCCGACCAAATTACCCGCTTAGATCGCCAAGAAGCGCAACGGGGCTGGGATATTGCCAAAGGAGCCATTGCCTCTGGACTTTATTCCGTCATTGTTTTAGATGAACTGAATCCAGTTTTAGACTTGGGCCTGTTGCCCGTGGATGAAGTGGTGCGGGTACTGAAGAAAAAATCCGATGATCTCGAAATTATCACCACGGGCCGGGGGACTCCACACCAACTTTTAGAAATTGCCGATCTCCACTCAGAAATGCGGCCTCACTTTCATCCCATCGCCATCGAACAAGGGATTGAAGGGATTGAAATTTATACGGGTGACGGCAAAGGTAAATCCACCAGTGCCCTCGGTAAAGCCCTCCAGGCCATCGGTAAAGGCATTAGCCAAGATCAATCCCATCGGGTACTCATTATGCAGTGGCTTAAGGGGGGCCAAGGCTATACGGAAGATGCGGCCATTGCGGCCCTTCAGCAGAGTTATCCCTATCTCGTGGATCATCAACGCTGTGGCCGGGATGCGATTGTTTGGCGGGGACAGCAACAGGAATTGGACTATGTGGAAGCAGAACGAGGTTGGGAAATTGCCCGGATGGCCATTGCCTCTGGGTTCTACAAAACCATTATCTTAGATGAGTTAAATCCCACCGTAGATTTAGAACTTCTACCCGTTGAACCCATTGTCCAGGCCTTTCTCCGTAAACCACGGGATACAGAAATTATCATCACCGGCCGCTGTAAGCATCCCCCCGCCTATTTTGACTTAGCTAGTGTCCACTCAGAGATGATTTGCCACAAACACTATGCCGAACGCGGGATTGACCTAAAGCGGGGCGTTGATTTTTAA
- the arsM gene encoding arsenosugar biosynthesis arsenite methyltransferase ArsM, protein MSYLDTAAEFYATVAQTPDIGLCCVNEEIQALPDLVIPDIMQAMNYGCGTTVQASELANQPTVLYVGVGGGLEALQFAYFARRPGAVIAVDPVAEMREAAQRNLVEAARLNPWFDPAFVQICAGDAFHLPLAAESVDVVAQNCLFNIFEPTDLALALKEAARVLKPQGRLLMSDPITTIPIPEHLRQDERLRAMCLSGALTYAEYIQHLAQAGFGQIEIRARRPYRVLDQATYHLDHDIALDSLDSVAIKTPVTCGGPKIIDLSADRAVISNGQAPKCCG, encoded by the coding sequence ATGAGTTATCTGGATACCGCCGCCGAATTTTACGCTACTGTTGCCCAAACCCCGGACATTGGCCTGTGTTGTGTTAATGAAGAAATTCAGGCTCTCCCAGATTTAGTCATTCCTGACATCATGCAGGCCATGAACTATGGCTGTGGGACGACGGTACAGGCCTCAGAATTAGCTAATCAACCAACTGTACTTTATGTGGGTGTGGGTGGGGGCCTGGAAGCACTCCAGTTTGCCTATTTTGCTCGCCGGCCTGGGGCGGTAATTGCCGTAGATCCCGTTGCAGAAATGCGGGAGGCGGCCCAACGAAACTTAGTCGAAGCAGCCCGACTTAATCCCTGGTTTGATCCCGCCTTTGTCCAAATCTGTGCTGGGGATGCCTTTCATTTGCCCTTAGCCGCTGAGTCGGTGGATGTCGTCGCCCAAAATTGTTTATTCAATATCTTTGAACCTACTGATTTAGCCCTTGCCCTCAAGGAAGCTGCCCGTGTCCTCAAGCCCCAAGGCCGATTGCTGATGAGTGACCCGATTACCACCATCCCCATTCCCGAACATTTACGCCAAGATGAACGACTGCGGGCCATGTGTTTATCGGGGGCCTTGACCTACGCGGAATATATTCAGCATCTAGCCCAGGCCGGGTTTGGTCAAATTGAAATTCGCGCCCGCCGCCCCTATCGTGTTTTGGATCAAGCAACCTACCACCTAGATCACGATATTGCCTTGGACAGCCTGGATTCAGTGGCTATAAAAACGCCAGTAACCTGTGGTGGCCCGAAGATCATTGATTTATCCGCAGACAGGGCCGTGATCTCCAATGGCCAGGCCCCGAAATGTTGTGGTTAG
- a CDS encoding plastocyanin/azurin family copper-binding protein has translation MKKVLALVLIALLWLGCTPPGLAAISPTDVSVTLGNTSDELKFFPNQFEFKTGQKYKLTLTNPSHLKHYFTAKDFADNSWTQKVEAGQVEVKGAIHELELRPGATAEWFFVPMKPGTYQLHCSVPGHQAAGMVGEIILKES, from the coding sequence ATGAAAAAGGTTTTGGCCTTAGTCCTGATCGCGCTACTTTGGCTCGGTTGTACTCCCCCAGGCCTGGCCGCCATATCCCCCACAGATGTGAGCGTCACCCTAGGCAATACATCCGATGAGTTAAAGTTTTTCCCGAATCAGTTTGAGTTTAAAACCGGACAGAAATACAAACTAACCTTAACGAACCCCAGTCATCTGAAGCACTATTTCACGGCCAAAGACTTTGCAGATAACAGTTGGACACAAAAAGTTGAAGCGGGGCAAGTGGAAGTCAAAGGCGCAATCCATGAACTAGAACTCCGGCCTGGGGCAACGGCGGAATGGTTTTTTGTGCCGATGAAACCCGGAACCTATCAACTCCATTGCTCTGTACCCGGCCATCAAGCAGCGGGCATGGTGGGGGAAATTATCTTAAAAGAGTCTTGA
- a CDS encoding type II toxin-antitoxin system RelE/ParE family toxin — translation MWQVDYTKKFLKELADLPSHIQDRVESIVFQELRSDNPFALGYIEKMKGYPDKYKIRIGDYRIGITINRSEQRIICQRIAHRREIYRIFP, via the coding sequence ATGTGGCAGGTTGACTATACCAAGAAATTTCTCAAAGAACTTGCTGACCTGCCTAGCCATATCCAAGATCGAGTTGAATCTATTGTTTTTCAAGAACTCAGATCAGATAACCCATTTGCGCTTGGCTATATTGAAAAAATGAAAGGTTATCCTGATAAGTATAAAATTCGGATTGGTGATTACCGTATTGGGATCACGATCAATAGATCAGAACAACGAATTATTTGCCAGAGAATTGCTCATCGTCGAGAAATATACAGAATTTTCCCCTAA